GCCAAGGTTTACAGAAGCGTCTTTAGTAAAAGAGTTAGAAAAATCAGGCATTGGTCGTCCCTCAACGTACGCAACGATTATGAATAAAATTCAAAGTCGTGAGTATACTATTAAGGAAAATCAGCGCTTACGCCCTACAGAACTCGGAAAAATTATCTCGCAATTTCTTGAGACAAACTTTCCTCGGATTATGGACATAGGTTTTACAGCTCTTATGGAAGATGAGCTAGAACTTATTGCTGATAATAAAAAGTCTTGGAAATTACTTCTTAAGGAATTTTGGGACCAATTTCTTCCTGTAGTTACTGCTGCAGAAAAAGAAGCTGTGATCCCTCGCGTGCTCACCGATATCACATGTTCTGCATGTCATAAAGGAAAACTTGTGAAAATCTGGGCAAAAAATCGTTATTTTTACGGGTGTTCCGAATACCCTGAGTGCGACTTTAAAACTTCTGAAGAAGAACTTGCTTTCAATAAAGACGATTATGCTGTTGATACACCTTGGAATAGCCCTTGCCCTGTTTGCGGTGGAGATATGAAAGTCCGCCACGGACGTTTTGGCACATTTTTAGGATGCTTAAACTATCCTCAATGTCGTGGAACGATTTCCATTCATAAGAAAGGCGAGGAAGTAGAAAAAGAAGAAACCCTTCCCTGTCCTGCTGTGGGCTGCTCAGGGAAAATTTTAAAGAAACGTTCGCGTTATAATAAAACATTCTATTCTTGCTCAGAATATCCTGACTGCAGTGTGATAGGCAATACCATAGATGCTGTTATTACAAAGTACACAGGAACTCCAAAAACGCCGTACGAAAAGAAAACAACAGGGAAGAAAAAAGCTACTACAAAATCCAGCAGCAAAACGACGAAAACAACGACTAAAAAAAAGAAAAGCGAAGGAAAGACGCCAAAAACCCCTAAAGCCGGGGCATTACTTACACCCTCGCCTCAATTAGCGCTGATGATTGGCCCAGAACCTTTAGGACGTGGAGAAGCCACGAAGAAAGTCTGGCAATACATCAAGGACCATAATCTACAATCCCCTGAGAATAAAAAGATGTTGCTGCCTGACGATAAGTTTGCAGCGATTATTGGCCCAGAACCTGTGGATATGTTCCAATTGCCCAAACTATTAAATCAGCATTTATTCAAATCGGATGTCTCCCCAGGCTCATCATCAGCTTCTTCATAATCCTCAATCAGCTGATAGACTTCTTGCACTGAGGTAGCTTTAGATAAAGCCGAGCGAAGAAACCGCACTTTAGAAGCCGATATTAAATAGTGGCCGCAAAGTTTCCGCGTTTCAGAAAGAAACTTTGCTTCACTTTGATAGTATTCTTCCACCCACTGCAGATGCTGAATAAACGCCTGTTTTCTCTGAGAAAAAAGCACTTTTTGATAAGTCCCGCTCGTAAGATAACTTTCTATTTGTCTTACTATCCAAGGAGCTCCCATCGTCCCGCGGGCCACAAGTACACCATCGCATTGCGTGGAGTCCAACATGAGCTTAGCTGCTTCTGGAGAAAAAACATCCCCATTCCCAAATACAGGAAAATCCTTGCCGGCCGCAGCTTTCGCTCTCGCGATGTATTCAAGATTGCTAGGATCCACATAACCTTGGGCTCGCGTTCTTCCGTGCACAAAAACAGCACTTGCGCCAGCATCTCTTATAATCCGTACTGTTTCTTCAACATTAATATTGCTACCGTCCCATCCAGAACGGATTTTTACAGTCACAGGAACAGAGACCGCTTCTACAATCTTCTCCAAAACTTTCCCAATCAGTTCTGGGGATTTTAACAATCCTGACCCGCTGCCATCTTTTGTGATCCTGTCTGTAGGACAACCACAATTTAAGTCGATGAGATCAAAGCCTAGGCCTTCCAAAACCTTAGCAGCCTCTCCAACCATTTCGGGCTTACTACCACAAAGCTGCCCCCCTATGGGACGCATAGATTCAGAATACTCTAAAAGCTTGAGAGTTCGCGCAGGAGAGTAGTGCACACCCTCTACCTTAACCATCTCACAAAACATGAGCGCGGGGGGACCGTAAAACGATGACATTTTTCGGTAAGGATAATCAGAAAAGCCTGCAAGAGGCGCGTAAACCACAGGAGATTTTAATAAAATATTTCCTATATGTATTGAAGGAGCCATGGAGACTGAAAAATATTAAGAACAACAAACCTTAGGGTTCGCAACACAATAAAAGGAACAGCCTCTAAACAAAGCAGAGCAATTAAAGGGCTAATATCGATAAAGCCAATCCGTGGGATAAATCTTCTGAATAAAGCTAGATAAGGCTCTACAAATTTATATACGTATTGATACCATTTTGCATTGTGGCATTCAGGAACCCAAGAGGCAAGAATATACACCAAAATTAAAAAACTATAAACATTAATAGCTGCTTTCAAAAAATAAGATAACATTCCTTTCCCCTTTATAAACAATTAATATGTGTTTTCCTTGAAAAACAGCCATTTATTCTTTAAAATGGTTACCTTTATTTTTTAAGAACACCGTACTATGGATTTTAAACTGCCCATATACCACATAGGGGTGACCCTAGATACAAATAACACTATTAAAATAGCAATTTTGCAGAAAACATGTAAAGGATGGATAGTTTCCCATTGCGAACATATTTCTCAAGACCAAGAATGGTTGCTGCCAAAAAAATATTTAACATCGTCTATCACGTTTTCGTTAAGAGGAACCGATAGTTTAATTAGAAGTTCGCTCTCCTCATTAAAAAATAAAAATAATATTTTAAAACTAGCTTTAACAGATTTAGAAACTAACGCGCCTTTCCCTTGGAATTCTTTAATAGTTGCTCCTAGATTAGGAACAAGAAATGAATCCGGAGAAACTCCCGTCACTCTGTGGATAACTCAAAAAGCTACAGCAGAACGCGAGGTCGCCCTTCTGCATACAGCGCGTATTTTTCCTGATAGAATATCTTGCCAACCTGCAGACATATTCTCTCTTGTGCAGCAGACTCCCTTAAAAGCGCTTCCCGCGTATTTTTTAGTGTATGTGGGTTCTTGTGAAACCTCATGCCTTTTTGTCCAAAATGGCGCCGTTTTAGTCTCTAGGTCGTTTAGCAATGCTCAGAACAACTGCGAGAATATTTTAACCACGCTAGATTACGTAAAAGAAACTTATCCCTCTATAGAACTCTCTGCTATCCACACCGTACATGTTCCTGAAGCACTAAAACAATCTTTAGAACACAAACTCTCTCTCCCTTTGATTTCCTACCAAACGCCAACTTTTGGTTTAGAGGAAGAAGCATGGGCAAATTACGGTGACGCCATTACCACGGCATATCACGGTGCCTCGAGAAACACTCTTGTCTTACCCTACAATCCCGTGTTTAACTGTTCAGAATCTCACAAGCATTGGTTTAAACGCTCAGCTCTGGTTATAGGGAAACTGGCGCTACTATCCTCGGTAATCGTAGGTATAGGTTCTACT
Above is a genomic segment from Chlamydia abortus containing:
- the dusB gene encoding tRNA dihydrouridine synthase DusB gives rise to the protein MAPSIHIGNILLKSPVVYAPLAGFSDYPYRKMSSFYGPPALMFCEMVKVEGVHYSPARTLKLLEYSESMRPIGGQLCGSKPEMVGEAAKVLEGLGFDLIDLNCGCPTDRITKDGSGSGLLKSPELIGKVLEKIVEAVSVPVTVKIRSGWDGSNINVEETVRIIRDAGASAVFVHGRTRAQGYVDPSNLEYIARAKAAAGKDFPVFGNGDVFSPEAAKLMLDSTQCDGVLVARGTMGAPWIVRQIESYLTSGTYQKVLFSQRKQAFIQHLQWVEEYYQSEAKFLSETRKLCGHYLISASKVRFLRSALSKATSVQEVYQLIEDYEEADDEPGETSDLNKC
- a CDS encoding YggT family protein; the encoded protein is MLSYFLKAAINVYSFLILVYILASWVPECHNAKWYQYVYKFVEPYLALFRRFIPRIGFIDISPLIALLCLEAVPFIVLRTLRFVVLNIFQSPWLLQYI